The Monomorium pharaonis isolate MP-MQ-018 chromosome 5, ASM1337386v2, whole genome shotgun sequence genome includes a window with the following:
- the LOC118645630 gene encoding THAP domain-containing protein 5-like isoform X1: MKKCVYCGKGSENKQRTFHRFPNKEKYSQLFEKWIKNMNLDLNIRISKDSRLCSDHFEKKHFYVENKNTYLKSGSVPTIFNKYKSECAICKVKKGTDLRSFHKFPVNNSQLLNKWLSYIKMENFYPTIQDLICSIHFEENCFLRHGQKKTLRLKKNAIPTIFREDVVYTDPNLISNIGNYTLHSLNENTINNNNHSTESYKSFNSLSQNEKITILNMEVNTLHHLENNAIDNNNYDIIDSITSDFSENTNKDNNSTFVTLSQKSTVAEVQQLNLIQSDHNYCSSPKKLREKYLTLKHCYMLKSKALKIRNQRISRLKKKVASLKDILQVWITTTQGHEDKSYNNIL; the protein is encoded by the exons atgaaaaaatgtgtttattgtGGAAAAGGAAGTGAAAATAAACAACGAACGTTTCATAG aTTCCCAAAcaaggaaaaatattcacaattatttgaaaaatggattaaaaatatgaacctggatttaaatataagaatatcaAAAGATTCAAGGCTATGTTCAGatcattttgagaaaaaacacttttatgtagaaaataaaaatacatatttaaaatcaggAAGTGTTCCGACAATATTCAACAAATACAAATCGGAATGTGCAATATGTAAGGTAAAGAAAGGGACAGATCTTCGATCTTTTCACAA ATTTCCTGTAAACAACTCACAACTTTTAAATAAGTGGttatcttacataaaaatggaaaatttttatcctACTATACAAGATTTAATATGTTCAAttcattttgaagaaaattgttttttacgtcacggacaaaaaaaaactttacgaTTGAAAAAGAACGCAATACCAACAATATTTAgag aagatGTTGTATATACCGATCCAAACTTGATTTCAAATATTGGAAATTATACATTGCACAGTTTGAATGAAAATAcgataaacaataataatcattctacag AATCCTACAAGAGTTTCAATAGTTTATCacaaaatgagaaaataacaatattaaatatggaaGTTAATACATTGCATCATTTAGAAAACAATGCAATTGATAATAACA ATTATGATATTATTGACTCTATAACATCAGATTTTAGTGAGAATACAAACAAAGACAATAATTCAACATTTGTTACATTAAGCCAGAAAAGTACAGTAGCAGAAGtacaacaattaaatttaattcaatcgGATCATAACTATTGCAGTTCACCAAAAAAGCTTcgtgaaaaatatcttacatTGAAGCATTGTTATATGTTGAAGTCTAAGGCATTGAAAATTAGGAATCAACGCATATCCAgattgaagaaaaaagttgCCTCTTTGAAGGATATA ctGCAAGTATGGATTACTACAACACAAGGACACGAGGACAAAAGCTATAACAATATcctttaa
- the LOC118645630 gene encoding THAP domain-containing protein 5-like isoform X2, producing the protein MKKCVYCGKGSENKQRTFHRFPNKEKYSQLFEKWIKNMNLDLNIRISKDSRLCSDHFEKKHFYVENKNTYLKSGSVPTIFNKYKSECAICKVKKGTDLRSFHKFPVNNSQLLNKWLSYIKMENFYPTIQDLICSIHFEENCFLRHGQKKTLRLKKNAIPTIFRDVVYTDPNLISNIGNYTLHSLNENTINNNNHSTESYKSFNSLSQNEKITILNMEVNTLHHLENNAIDNNNYDIIDSITSDFSENTNKDNNSTFVTLSQKSTVAEVQQLNLIQSDHNYCSSPKKLREKYLTLKHCYMLKSKALKIRNQRISRLKKKVASLKDILQVWITTTQGHEDKSYNNIL; encoded by the exons atgaaaaaatgtgtttattgtGGAAAAGGAAGTGAAAATAAACAACGAACGTTTCATAG aTTCCCAAAcaaggaaaaatattcacaattatttgaaaaatggattaaaaatatgaacctggatttaaatataagaatatcaAAAGATTCAAGGCTATGTTCAGatcattttgagaaaaaacacttttatgtagaaaataaaaatacatatttaaaatcaggAAGTGTTCCGACAATATTCAACAAATACAAATCGGAATGTGCAATATGTAAGGTAAAGAAAGGGACAGATCTTCGATCTTTTCACAA ATTTCCTGTAAACAACTCACAACTTTTAAATAAGTGGttatcttacataaaaatggaaaatttttatcctACTATACAAGATTTAATATGTTCAAttcattttgaagaaaattgttttttacgtcacggacaaaaaaaaactttacgaTTGAAAAAGAACGCAATACCAACAATATTTAgag atGTTGTATATACCGATCCAAACTTGATTTCAAATATTGGAAATTATACATTGCACAGTTTGAATGAAAATAcgataaacaataataatcattctacag AATCCTACAAGAGTTTCAATAGTTTATCacaaaatgagaaaataacaatattaaatatggaaGTTAATACATTGCATCATTTAGAAAACAATGCAATTGATAATAACA ATTATGATATTATTGACTCTATAACATCAGATTTTAGTGAGAATACAAACAAAGACAATAATTCAACATTTGTTACATTAAGCCAGAAAAGTACAGTAGCAGAAGtacaacaattaaatttaattcaatcgGATCATAACTATTGCAGTTCACCAAAAAAGCTTcgtgaaaaatatcttacatTGAAGCATTGTTATATGTTGAAGTCTAAGGCATTGAAAATTAGGAATCAACGCATATCCAgattgaagaaaaaagttgCCTCTTTGAAGGATATA ctGCAAGTATGGATTACTACAACACAAGGACACGAGGACAAAAGCTATAACAATATcctttaa
- the LOC118645630 gene encoding THAP domain-containing protein 5-like isoform X3, giving the protein MKKCVYCGKGSENKQRTFHRFPNKEKYSQLFEKWIKNMNLDLNIRISKDSRLCSDHFEKKHFYVENKNTYLKSGSVPTIFNKYKSECAICKVKKGTDLRSFHKFPVNNSQLLNKWLSYIKMENFYPTIQDLICSIHFEENCFLRHGQKKTLRLKKNAIPTIFREDVVYTDPNLISNIGNYTLHSLNENTINNNNHSTDYDIIDSITSDFSENTNKDNNSTFVTLSQKSTVAEVQQLNLIQSDHNYCSSPKKLREKYLTLKHCYMLKSKALKIRNQRISRLKKKVASLKDILQVWITTTQGHEDKSYNNIL; this is encoded by the exons atgaaaaaatgtgtttattgtGGAAAAGGAAGTGAAAATAAACAACGAACGTTTCATAG aTTCCCAAAcaaggaaaaatattcacaattatttgaaaaatggattaaaaatatgaacctggatttaaatataagaatatcaAAAGATTCAAGGCTATGTTCAGatcattttgagaaaaaacacttttatgtagaaaataaaaatacatatttaaaatcaggAAGTGTTCCGACAATATTCAACAAATACAAATCGGAATGTGCAATATGTAAGGTAAAGAAAGGGACAGATCTTCGATCTTTTCACAA ATTTCCTGTAAACAACTCACAACTTTTAAATAAGTGGttatcttacataaaaatggaaaatttttatcctACTATACAAGATTTAATATGTTCAAttcattttgaagaaaattgttttttacgtcacggacaaaaaaaaactttacgaTTGAAAAAGAACGCAATACCAACAATATTTAgag aagatGTTGTATATACCGATCCAAACTTGATTTCAAATATTGGAAATTATACATTGCACAGTTTGAATGAAAATAcgataaacaataataatcattctacag ATTATGATATTATTGACTCTATAACATCAGATTTTAGTGAGAATACAAACAAAGACAATAATTCAACATTTGTTACATTAAGCCAGAAAAGTACAGTAGCAGAAGtacaacaattaaatttaattcaatcgGATCATAACTATTGCAGTTCACCAAAAAAGCTTcgtgaaaaatatcttacatTGAAGCATTGTTATATGTTGAAGTCTAAGGCATTGAAAATTAGGAATCAACGCATATCCAgattgaagaaaaaagttgCCTCTTTGAAGGATATA ctGCAAGTATGGATTACTACAACACAAGGACACGAGGACAAAAGCTATAACAATATcctttaa